A portion of the Scleropages formosus chromosome 13, fSclFor1.1, whole genome shotgun sequence genome contains these proteins:
- the snx15 gene encoding sorting nexin-15 has protein sequence MSRKAKEEYHRFFSVRDPRTHEKGYTEYKVTARFVSKKKPEDVKEVVVWRRYTELKKLHGELSYTHRNLFRRQEDFPPFPRAQVFGRFDEAVIEERRKAAEAMLLFTTNIPALYNSPHLKDFFRGGEMRRPLDITAIPSSTSLPPPLIPLPQASSNDWTEEERGTEAPALPQEVCSALGVELEEPEAAVEACSDMESSPAQMTDAETEANPESDAHSPLGARSPSANFRRKLSESQEELDLLFDSVGEGHLDEAPLSLSETDLAVFDPCAKEDLASASHDHSELLSLPLAGPDSALGSSAEGAYLTQAADELNAAMEKEKEGEYNGAILRYKAAVDILIKGAQVDPDLQRRQSVKRRTAEYLKHAEMLLSLQTSTREHDT, from the exons ATGTCTCGGAAAGCGAAGGAAGAGTATCATCGGTTCTTCTCCGTGAGAGACCCACGCACGCACGAGAAGGGATACACGGAGTATAAAGTCACAGCTCGG TTTGTCTCAAAGAAGAAGCCGGAGGATGTCAAAGAG GTGGTGGTGTGGAGGAGGTACACGGAGCTGAAGAAGCTGCACGGAGAGCTGTCCTATACTCACCGCAACCTTTTCCGACGCCAGGAGGACTTTCCCCCCTTCCCTCGTGCCCAGGTCTTCG GACGGTTTGACGAGGCGGTGATTGAGGAAAGGAGGAAGGCAGCAGAGGCCATGCTTCTCTTCACCACCAACATTCCTGCTCTGTACAACAGCCCACACCTCAAGGACTTTTTCAGG GGTGGGGAGATGAGAAGGCCATTAGACATTACCGCTATCCCCTCTTCCACATCCCTGCCTCCTCCTCTCATACCGCTACCTCAAGCGTCTTCAAATGACTGGACAGAAGAAGAAAGGGGGACTGAGGCACCAGCCCTACCACAGGAGGTGTGCTCAGCCTTGGGGGTCGAGCTGGAGGAGCCGGAGGCTGCGGTGGAGGCCTGCAGTGACATGGAGAGCAGTCCCGCACAGATGACCGATGCAGAGACAGAAGCAAACCCAGAGAGCGACGCACATTCGCCCCTCGGAG cAAGAAGCCCCTCCGCGAATTTCAGAAGGAAGCTGTCAGAATCTCAGGAGGAGCTGGACTTGCTGTTTGACTCTGTGGGGGAAGGACATCTGGATGAAGCCCCACTATCTCTTTCAGAGACTGATCTTGCCGTCTTCGATCCTTGTGCCAAAGAAG ATCTAGCCAGTGCATCACATGACCACTCTGAGCTGCTGTCGCTCCCGCTGGCCGGCCCAGACAGTGCTCTAGGATCAAGTGCGGAGGGGGCATACCTCACCCAGGCAGCCGACGAACTGAATGCAGccatggagaaggagaaggaaggggagtACAATGGCGCCATACTCCGGTACAAAGCTGCTGTGGACATTCTGATCAAAGGAGCTCAGG TGGACCCGGACCTGCAGCGCAGGCAGTCCGTGAAGAGGAGGACCGCGGAGTACTTGAAGCACGCCGAAATGCTGCTCTCGCTGCAGACTTCCACTCGGGAGCACGATACGTAG